One genomic region from uncultured Treponema sp. encodes:
- the truB gene encoding tRNA pseudouridine(55) synthase TruB, protein MPEKNKNKVSGVMLYAKTPGITSFSSLWSIKHALKTEKVGHTGTLDSFAEGLLVVLSGNLTHLVPHITSFTKTYQAVVCFGKETDTLDPTGDVVKTGAAASKEQIEASLKKFTGAVLQVPPVYSALHVDGKRASDLVRGGNEIHLESRQVFVYKNELLDFKEPSENDACSYALLEIVCSKGTYIRALARDIAASLGTCAHLCALRRTKVGPFELKDAACFGELKEFSIENGIQNALYFQKEKEKIHLPFEQKIKKRREDSAEKIQDIRNHFLLFTQKLASLCGFSCDILKPEFEKSYLNGRPLSQKMFDIASCGNVENEIAVFYSSGNFAGIICKNKDAKLSYGFVVPPEKKEFKVFSWNEFCSLNFPVEWKSKGCALTIGSFEAIHAGHVALIKTAVAQKNFVSGIITFSSQIKNDGTGSIFTLEQRLEFFKELGLDFAVVIDFTQDFSKIEGEDFIETLISVCGMKFLVEGSDFKCGYKGLLNMEELEKISHEKNFELCRQDYVFFEDEKISSSRIKKEILAGNFICAQKMLLRPFALDVRGISLKEKSAGNENSIFEFHNEKNQVLPKNGIYKVAALDSDGNVFHTTLEIENENLRIALPTSGIAEKTAEIKFC, encoded by the coding sequence ATGCCAGAGAAGAACAAGAATAAAGTTTCCGGGGTTATGCTTTACGCGAAGACTCCGGGAATTACAAGTTTTTCGTCTCTTTGGAGCATAAAGCATGCCTTGAAAACTGAGAAAGTCGGGCACACGGGAACTTTGGATTCTTTTGCGGAAGGCTTGCTCGTTGTTTTGTCTGGAAATCTTACGCATCTTGTTCCTCATATAACTTCATTTACAAAAACTTATCAGGCGGTTGTTTGCTTCGGAAAAGAAACTGACACTCTTGATCCGACTGGCGATGTTGTAAAAACTGGCGCGGCAGCTTCCAAAGAGCAAATTGAAGCTTCGCTGAAAAAATTTACCGGAGCAGTTCTTCAAGTGCCGCCTGTTTATTCTGCGCTTCATGTTGACGGAAAACGCGCAAGTGATCTTGTTCGCGGTGGAAACGAAATTCATCTTGAAAGCAGGCAAGTTTTTGTTTACAAAAATGAACTTCTTGATTTTAAAGAGCCTTCAGAAAATGACGCTTGCTCTTATGCGCTTCTTGAAATTGTCTGCTCAAAAGGAACTTACATCCGCGCGCTTGCAAGAGACATTGCCGCTAGCCTTGGAACTTGCGCCCATTTATGCGCTTTGAGGCGGACTAAAGTCGGACCGTTTGAATTAAAAGATGCGGCGTGCTTTGGCGAGCTGAAAGAATTTTCAATTGAAAACGGAATTCAAAACGCGCTTTATTTTCAAAAGGAAAAAGAAAAAATTCATCTTCCGTTTGAACAGAAAATAAAAAAACGCCGTGAAGATTCAGCTGAAAAAATTCAAGACATAAGAAATCACTTTTTGCTTTTTACGCAGAAACTGGCATCTCTTTGCGGCTTTAGCTGCGATATTTTAAAGCCTGAATTTGAAAAGTCATATTTGAATGGCCGCCCGCTTTCGCAGAAAATGTTTGACATTGCAAGCTGCGGAAATGTTGAAAATGAAATCGCCGTTTTTTATTCGTCTGGAAATTTCGCCGGAATAATCTGTAAAAATAAAGACGCAAAACTTTCTTACGGTTTTGTTGTTCCGCCTGAAAAAAAAGAATTCAAAGTTTTTTCTTGGAATGAATTTTGCAGTTTGAATTTTCCGGTTGAATGGAAATCAAAAGGCTGCGCTCTTACAATTGGAAGTTTTGAAGCTATTCATGCAGGTCATGTTGCGCTTATAAAAACTGCTGTTGCTCAAAAGAATTTTGTTTCAGGAATTATAACTTTTTCTTCGCAGATAAAAAATGACGGAACTGGTTCAATTTTTACTCTTGAGCAGCGTCTGGAATTTTTCAAAGAGCTTGGGCTTGACTTTGCGGTTGTGATTGACTTCACGCAGGATTTTTCAAAAATTGAAGGAGAAGATTTTATTGAAACTTTGATTTCAGTTTGTGGAATGAAATTTCTTGTTGAAGGAAGCGATTTTAAGTGCGGCTACAAAGGCTTGCTTAATATGGAAGAACTTGAAAAAATTTCACATGAAAAAAATTTTGAGCTTTGCAGACAAGATTACGTTTTTTTTGAAGATGAAAAAATCAGTTCAAGCCGCATAAAAAAAGAAATTCTTGCAGGAAATTTTATATGCGCGCAGAAAATGCTTTTGCGTCCGTTTGCTTTGGATGTCCGCGGAATTTCATTGAAAGAAAAATCAGCCGGAAATGAAAATTCAATTTTTGAATTCCACAATGAAAAAAATCAGGTTTTGCCAAAGAACGGAATTTATAAAGTTGCCGCGCTTGATTCCGACGGAAATGTTTTTCACACAACTCTTGAAATTGAAAACGAAAATCTTAGGATTGCGCTTCCGACTTCTGGAATTGCAGAAAAAACAGCCGAGATAAAATTTTGCTGA
- the nusA gene encoding transcription termination factor NusA, translating into MSEMADAIRALSAEKGIDESSIKQTIERMILAAYQKSFGKGYDNCIVKFADDMSDVNVYARKTVVDGVYDPVIEIELEEAQKLAPEAVIHDTLDIPLDPKRDFERGAVSVGKQEAHKDLNENSSKKLLDEYKEKIGQIIIGYYQREHKGNIYVELGKVEGVLPVKYQSPREVYEKNDRIRALVKDVKKVPSGIQVVLSRTDENFVKSILELEVPEIQDNTIVVKSISREPGYRTKIAVASNKIDVDPVGACVGLKGVRIQNVIRELEGEKIDVLRYDEDPHVFIKNALSPAEVKHVVIKDAEKREALAVVSDENFSIAIGKQGLNVRLANRLCNWSIDVKTEAMVTDEDLVENDTRRAAEELFGGSENESYEEILTVAQLPGVDQRVAEILKEAGYDDIEVFVSSYESGALNGLDGVTKEQLDEVYSIINENVEFEDEEEPQQAADSAEEDSEEEYFCPECGEKITPDMTRCPKCGVEFSFEEE; encoded by the coding sequence ATGTCAGAAATGGCAGATGCAATCCGTGCGCTTTCTGCAGAAAAAGGAATTGATGAATCTTCAATTAAGCAGACTATAGAAAGAATGATTCTTGCGGCGTATCAAAAATCATTCGGAAAAGGCTACGACAACTGCATTGTAAAATTTGCAGACGATATGTCGGATGTGAATGTCTATGCGCGCAAAACTGTTGTTGACGGAGTTTATGATCCTGTTATTGAAATTGAACTTGAAGAGGCGCAGAAGCTTGCTCCAGAAGCTGTGATTCATGATACTCTTGATATTCCGCTTGACCCGAAACGTGATTTTGAACGCGGCGCGGTTTCAGTTGGAAAACAGGAAGCTCACAAGGATTTGAATGAAAATTCAAGTAAAAAGCTTCTTGACGAATACAAGGAAAAAATCGGGCAGATTATAATCGGATATTACCAGCGCGAGCATAAAGGAAATATTTATGTTGAGCTTGGAAAAGTTGAAGGCGTGCTTCCTGTAAAATATCAGAGTCCGCGTGAAGTTTATGAAAAGAACGACAGAATCAGGGCTTTGGTAAAAGATGTAAAAAAAGTTCCTTCTGGAATTCAGGTTGTGCTTAGCCGTACAGATGAAAATTTTGTAAAAAGCATTCTTGAGCTTGAAGTTCCTGAAATTCAGGATAATACGATTGTTGTAAAAAGCATTTCGCGCGAGCCTGGTTACAGAACAAAAATTGCTGTGGCTTCAAACAAAATCGATGTTGATCCTGTTGGCGCTTGCGTTGGCTTGAAAGGCGTTCGCATTCAGAATGTAATCCGCGAACTTGAAGGCGAAAAAATCGATGTTTTGCGCTATGATGAAGATCCTCATGTATTTATAAAAAATGCGCTTTCACCTGCTGAAGTAAAGCATGTTGTGATTAAAGATGCTGAAAAAAGAGAGGCGCTTGCGGTCGTTTCCGATGAAAACTTTTCTATTGCGATTGGAAAACAGGGCTTGAATGTTCGCCTTGCAAATCGTCTTTGCAACTGGTCAATCGATGTAAAAACCGAAGCTATGGTTACAGACGAAGATCTTGTTGAAAATGACACAAGAAGGGCGGCGGAAGAGCTCTTTGGCGGTTCAGAAAATGAATCTTACGAGGAAATTCTTACAGTTGCTCAGCTTCCGGGCGTTGACCAGCGTGTTGCGGAAATTCTTAAGGAAGCCGGCTACGATGATATAGAAGTTTTCGTTTCGTCTTATGAAAGCGGAGCGTTGAATGGACTTGACGGCGTAACAAAAGAGCAGCTTGATGAAGTTTATTCAATTATAAATGAAAACGTTGAGTTTGAAGATGAGGAAGAACCGCAGCAGGCAGCAGATTCAGCAGAGGAAGATTCAGAAGAAGAATATTTCTGTCCTGAGTGCGGTGAAAAAATTACACCGGATATGACAAGATGTCCGAAATGCGGTGTTGAATTCTCATTTGAAGAAGAGTAA
- the infB gene encoding translation initiation factor IF-2, with translation MADESEKKTGVVLNKHVQDSHPAGEASPKRKIVIKRKSPSAEAAKQEQKKRIHVVSKKTPDSSVKAEDAKTEVPVSQEKTVAAEEKKPVAPVAQPAKPQVQTLEFPNVRPNVKAGNLSGGRNRYSNNGNGRRDGGFTGSQARESYQNRERQNNFNRGNPQGSNFGNRNGSFRGNPNGGFNRNGQPGGFNRGPGGFNRNGTGGGFNRGPGGFNRNGQPGGFNRGPGGFNRGPGGFAGGAGRPGFGGPRPGGFADPSAIAGNKAPAKKQFKGKKQVYNRKDKEDFFDEEELYQNKKHDSTPASVVPEKIEIMETISVSDLARKMNLKASEIIGKLMSMGMMVTINQSIDSDTATILASEYNCQVHLVSLYDETVIESDKGSSEGERTRPPIVTVMGHVDHGKTKTLDAIRNADVAAGEAGGITQKIGAYQVSTPKGVITFLDTPGHEAFTMMRARGAQITDIVVLVVAADDGVMPQTMEAINHAKDAKVPIIVAVNKIDKPDANPEKVMTQLSELGLTPEAWGGDTQYVNISALKHQGIDDLLDAILIQAEVLELKAQYDCRAEGKVIESRTDQGRGVVASVVVQRGTLHIGDPLVAGIYSGRVRAIFNDRGQKIQEATPSMPVEVLGLEAMPNAGDPIQVTETEKDARAFAAKRQELKRFEDAKAVKKVTLDNLYSTIEASEVKEFKVIIKADLQGSAEALKTSLEKLSTKELRLVVIHSSAGAINESDVTLAAADENAIIIGFNVRPTPKAKALAEQEKVEIRKYNIIYKCVEEIQQAMEGMLQPDTKDETTGTAEVRNTFKVPKVGVIAGCYVTDGVIKKTCSVNVIRDGVVIYTGKIASLKRFKDDAKEVKDGFECGIGIENWQDLQIGDQLEAFETIEVKRKLGKTLADEQAEAEKKNAAAEDFAE, from the coding sequence ATGGCAGATGAATCAGAGAAAAAGACAGGCGTAGTTTTAAATAAGCATGTACAGGACTCTCATCCTGCAGGGGAAGCCAGCCCAAAGCGGAAGATTGTTATAAAAAGAAAATCTCCTTCTGCAGAGGCGGCAAAACAAGAACAGAAAAAAAGAATTCACGTAGTGTCTAAAAAGACTCCTGATTCATCTGTTAAAGCTGAGGATGCAAAAACTGAAGTTCCTGTTTCTCAGGAAAAAACTGTTGCGGCGGAAGAAAAAAAGCCAGTTGCTCCTGTTGCCCAGCCTGCAAAGCCGCAGGTTCAGACTTTGGAATTTCCGAATGTTCGTCCGAATGTTAAGGCAGGAAATTTGAGTGGCGGAAGAAACCGTTATTCAAATAATGGAAATGGACGCAGAGACGGCGGATTTACTGGAAGTCAGGCTAGAGAAAGCTACCAGAACCGCGAAAGACAAAATAACTTTAACCGCGGAAATCCGCAGGGGTCAAATTTTGGAAACCGCAATGGCTCTTTCCGTGGAAATCCAAATGGCGGCTTCAACAGAAACGGACAGCCTGGCGGATTTAACCGTGGACCGGGAGGCTTCAATAGAAATGGAACTGGCGGCGGCTTTAATCGCGGACCGGGAGGATTCAACAGAAACGGACAGCCGGGCGGATTTAATCGTGGTCCAGGCGGCTTTAATCGCGGGCCGGGAGGATTTGCTGGTGGAGCAGGTCGTCCGGGATTTGGCGGTCCTCGTCCAGGCGGATTTGCAGATCCTTCAGCGATTGCAGGAAACAAAGCTCCGGCTAAAAAACAGTTCAAGGGCAAAAAACAAGTTTATAATAGAAAAGATAAAGAAGATTTCTTTGACGAGGAAGAGCTTTATCAGAACAAAAAGCATGATTCAACTCCGGCAAGCGTTGTTCCAGAGAAAATTGAAATCATGGAGACAATTTCCGTTTCAGATCTTGCCCGCAAAATGAATCTTAAGGCAAGCGAAATTATCGGCAAGCTTATGTCGATGGGAATGATGGTTACAATCAACCAGTCCATCGATTCTGACACGGCGACAATTCTTGCTTCTGAATACAACTGTCAGGTTCACCTTGTAAGCCTTTACGATGAAACTGTTATTGAAAGCGACAAGGGAAGTTCTGAAGGCGAGCGCACTCGTCCTCCGATTGTTACAGTCATGGGACACGTTGACCACGGAAAAACAAAAACTCTTGATGCAATCCGCAATGCTGATGTTGCCGCTGGAGAGGCTGGTGGAATTACGCAGAAAATCGGTGCTTATCAGGTTTCAACTCCGAAGGGCGTAATTACTTTCCTTGATACTCCGGGACACGAAGCGTTTACAATGATGCGCGCCCGCGGTGCACAGATTACAGATATTGTTGTTCTTGTTGTCGCGGCTGACGATGGCGTTATGCCTCAGACAATGGAAGCTATAAACCACGCAAAAGATGCGAAGGTTCCAATTATTGTTGCGGTCAACAAAATTGATAAGCCGGACGCAAATCCTGAAAAAGTTATGACGCAGCTTTCCGAGCTTGGACTTACTCCTGAAGCTTGGGGCGGCGACACTCAGTATGTAAATATTTCAGCATTGAAACATCAGGGAATTGATGACTTGCTGGATGCGATTCTTATTCAGGCTGAAGTTCTTGAGCTTAAGGCGCAGTATGATTGCCGCGCTGAAGGAAAAGTTATTGAAAGCCGTACAGACCAAGGACGCGGTGTTGTTGCTTCTGTTGTTGTTCAGCGTGGAACTTTGCACATTGGCGATCCTTTGGTTGCAGGAATTTATTCAGGACGCGTTCGTGCGATTTTCAATGACCGTGGACAAAAAATTCAAGAGGCGACTCCTTCAATGCCGGTGGAAGTTCTTGGACTTGAAGCTATGCCGAATGCCGGAGATCCTATTCAGGTTACAGAAACTGAAAAAGATGCGCGCGCATTTGCCGCAAAACGCCAGGAGCTTAAACGCTTTGAAGATGCAAAGGCAGTCAAGAAAGTTACGCTCGACAATTTGTATTCAACAATTGAAGCTAGCGAAGTCAAAGAATTCAAGGTTATCATCAAGGCTGATTTGCAAGGTTCTGCGGAAGCTCTTAAAACTTCTCTTGAAAAACTCAGCACAAAGGAACTCAGGCTTGTTGTTATTCATTCAAGCGCAGGCGCAATCAACGAAAGCGATGTTACTTTGGCTGCCGCTGATGAAAATGCGATTATTATCGGATTCAATGTCCGCCCGACTCCAAAGGCAAAAGCTTTGGCTGAACAGGAAAAAGTTGAAATCCGCAAGTATAACATTATCTACAAGTGTGTTGAAGAAATTCAGCAGGCTATGGAAGGAATGCTTCAGCCTGACACAAAAGACGAAACAACAGGAACTGCGGAAGTTCGCAACACTTTCAAAGTTCCAAAGGTTGGCGTTATTGCAGGATGCTACGTTACAGATGGTGTTATCAAAAAAACTTGCAGCGTAAACGTTATCCGCGATGGCGTTGTTATTTACACTGGAAAAATTGCTTCTCTTAAAAGATTCAAGGACGATGCAAAGGAAGTCAAAGACGGATTTGAATGCGGTATCGGAATTGAAAACTGGCAGGATCTTCAGATTGGAGACCAGCTTGAAGCTTTTGAGACAATCGAAGTTAAACGCAAGCTCGGAAAAACTTTGGCAGATGAACAGGCAGAAGCTGAAAAGAAAAATGCCGCTGCTGAGGATTTCGCTGAATAA
- the rpsO gene encoding 30S ribosomal protein S15, whose amino-acid sequence MALTKETTASIVSKFGANASDTGNSNVQIALMTERIKELTAHCKTFPKDTCAQRGLLKVVGARRKLLKYLKRTNLEGYRSLIKELGIRK is encoded by the coding sequence ATGGCACTTACAAAAGAAACAACAGCGTCAATTGTTTCAAAATTTGGAGCAAACGCAAGCGACACTGGAAACTCAAATGTTCAGATTGCTTTGATGACAGAGCGCATTAAAGAGCTTACAGCTCACTGCAAAACTTTCCCGAAAGACACTTGCGCACAGCGTGGTCTTTTAAAAGTTGTTGGTGCTCGCCGCAAGCTTTTGAAATATCTTAAACGCACAAATCTTGAAGGCTACCGCTCTCTTATAAAAGAGCTTGGAATCCGCAAGTAA
- the pnp gene encoding polyribonucleotide nucleotidyltransferase — MIQRVTRKIGDQELILETGKIGKQANGCVYAQIGGTAVIATVCASSEAKEGLDFVPVTVEYNEKFYAAGKIPGGFVKREGRPKDKEILVSRLIDRPMRPLFETSFGREIQIVPTCVSIDGVNPPDILAVLASSAAVSISDIPFHGPVAGVRVGYLNGEYILNPTYEQMEKIQLEIVVAGTKDGFTMVEGGANEVSEEVMLGALEKAQGFITDMCLLQEELVKLAGKEKLPLAPLDVKLENADAIKAEAIPLMQEACFQKGKMARGNAVKAVKAKIAEKYSEQLEDEIQAKLFNALFDDIQYDLLRSSILEKGLRIDGRGTEDIRPITCEVNVLPRPHGSALFTRGETQSLAVTTLGTAMDEQVYDDIEGDRSENFILHYNFPPYSVGEVGKLTTGRREIGHGNLARRSLAPMIPSRSEFPYTIRVVSEIMESNGSSSQASTCGGCLSLLAAGVPMKKMVAGIAMGLITDGPQYKKYAILSDILGEEDHLGDMDFKVAGTRDGITGFQMDIKIAGVSMDIMRRALEQAKRGRNHILDIMEKCISKPQPISPYAPKIETMKIAVDKIGALIGPGGKNVKALCQQYNVTINTEDDGTVTIYGKSGVSTDAAKAAIKGICEDPEPGTIYQGTVKRIMDFGAFIEILPGKEGLCHISKLSRNRVEKVSDVLKEGQVVPVKLLEVDKMGRLNLSYIDAIESK, encoded by the coding sequence ATGATACAAAGAGTAACCAGAAAAATTGGCGATCAGGAACTTATTCTTGAAACTGGAAAAATCGGAAAGCAGGCAAACGGCTGTGTTTATGCGCAGATTGGCGGAACTGCTGTAATTGCAACTGTCTGCGCTTCAAGTGAAGCAAAAGAAGGACTTGACTTTGTTCCTGTAACAGTTGAGTACAACGAAAAATTTTATGCCGCAGGAAAAATTCCGGGCGGATTTGTAAAACGTGAAGGCCGTCCAAAAGACAAGGAAATTCTTGTAAGCCGTCTTATTGACCGCCCAATGCGTCCTCTTTTTGAAACATCTTTCGGCCGTGAAATTCAGATTGTTCCGACTTGTGTTTCTATTGACGGCGTGAATCCTCCAGACATTCTTGCAGTTCTTGCTTCGAGCGCGGCTGTTTCTATTTCTGACATTCCTTTCCACGGACCTGTTGCAGGCGTTCGCGTTGGATATTTGAATGGCGAGTACATTTTGAATCCGACTTATGAGCAGATGGAAAAAATTCAGCTTGAAATTGTTGTTGCCGGAACTAAAGACGGATTTACAATGGTTGAAGGTGGCGCAAACGAAGTTTCAGAGGAAGTTATGCTTGGAGCTTTGGAAAAGGCGCAGGGATTTATTACCGATATGTGCTTGCTTCAGGAAGAGCTTGTAAAGCTTGCCGGAAAAGAAAAACTTCCGCTTGCACCTCTTGATGTTAAACTTGAAAACGCAGATGCAATCAAAGCCGAGGCAATTCCTCTTATGCAGGAAGCTTGTTTCCAGAAAGGAAAAATGGCGCGCGGAAATGCTGTAAAGGCTGTAAAAGCTAAGATTGCGGAAAAATATTCAGAGCAGCTTGAAGATGAAATTCAGGCGAAACTGTTCAACGCTTTGTTTGATGACATTCAGTATGATTTGCTCCGCTCAAGCATCCTTGAAAAAGGTCTTCGCATTGACGGCCGCGGCACAGAAGATATTCGTCCGATTACTTGTGAAGTAAATGTTCTTCCGCGTCCTCACGGTTCAGCTTTGTTTACTCGTGGCGAAACTCAGTCATTGGCTGTAACAACTTTGGGAACTGCAATGGACGAGCAGGTTTATGATGACATTGAAGGCGACAGAAGTGAAAACTTTATTCTTCATTACAATTTCCCTCCGTATTCAGTTGGTGAAGTTGGAAAGCTTACAACTGGCCGCCGTGAAATTGGACACGGAAATCTTGCACGCCGTTCTTTGGCTCCGATGATTCCTTCGAGAAGCGAATTTCCTTATACAATCCGTGTCGTTTCTGAAATCATGGAGTCTAATGGTTCTTCTTCTCAGGCTTCAACTTGTGGCGGATGTTTGTCTTTGCTTGCTGCTGGTGTTCCGATGAAAAAAATGGTTGCCGGAATTGCGATGGGACTTATCACTGACGGACCTCAGTATAAGAAATACGCAATTCTCTCTGATATTTTGGGAGAAGAAGATCACCTTGGTGATATGGACTTTAAAGTTGCCGGAACTCGCGATGGAATTACAGGATTCCAGATGGATATAAAAATCGCCGGCGTTTCCATGGATATTATGAGACGCGCTCTTGAACAGGCAAAACGCGGACGCAACCACATTCTTGACATAATGGAAAAATGCATCAGCAAACCTCAGCCAATCAGTCCTTACGCTCCAAAAATTGAAACAATGAAAATCGCTGTTGATAAAATCGGTGCTTTGATTGGACCGGGCGGAAAAAATGTAAAAGCTCTTTGCCAGCAGTACAATGTTACAATCAATACTGAAGATGACGGAACTGTTACAATTTACGGAAAATCCGGAGTTTCAACTGACGCTGCAAAAGCCGCTATCAAGGGAATCTGCGAAGATCCAGAGCCAGGCACAATTTATCAGGGAACTGTAAAGCGCATTATGGACTTTGGCGCTTTTATAGAAATTCTTCCGGGAAAAGAAGGACTTTGCCACATTTCAAAACTTTCAAGAAACCGTGTTGAAAAAGTAAGCGATGTTCTCAAGGAAGGTCAGGTTGTTCCTGTAAAGCTGCTTGAAGTTGACAAGATGGGCCGCTTGAATTTGAGCTACATTGATGCAATTGAAAGCAAATAA
- the rbfA gene encoding 30S ribosome-binding factor RbfA — protein sequence MGQYRMDRLGNQLREEIATLIMRHEVKDPRVNEFLTINRVEVVKDLSCAKVYVSSFLDDASVERGVKGLQSAAGFIQSTIAKKVSIYRFPKLTFVADFSMKEGYKMVQKLNALENESRQIEISQNEQNAREEQE from the coding sequence ATGGGACAGTATAGAATGGACAGGCTGGGAAACCAGCTTAGGGAAGAAATCGCCACTCTTATAATGCGCCACGAAGTAAAAGATCCGCGTGTGAATGAATTTCTTACAATTAACCGCGTGGAAGTTGTAAAAGATTTGTCATGTGCGAAAGTCTATGTTTCGTCTTTTTTGGATGATGCTTCTGTTGAGCGCGGAGTAAAAGGCTTGCAGAGCGCGGCTGGATTTATCCAGTCTACAATTGCAAAAAAAGTTTCAATCTATAGATTTCCAAAACTTACTTTTGTAGCAGATTTCAGCATGAAAGAAGGCTATAAAATGGTTCAAAAACTTAACGCGCTGGAAAATGAATCTAGGCAAATTGAAATCAGCCAGAATGAGCAAAATGCCAGAGAAGAACAAGAATAA
- a CDS encoding ribosome maturation factor, giving the protein MEYSSFENIPYFNECSAVMSAEGFKLVELHVVPQNGKVNISAVIASADSKKDIGVSDCAKAHRALFSEMVKILGKNEDDISMEMCSPGIERTLRNAAEFEIFTGREVRVWDKNVNDWVCGKIKSSDKNQVTLEIEGGGEKSVAYADIAKAKFLHL; this is encoded by the coding sequence TTGGAGTATAGTTCTTTCGAGAATATTCCGTATTTTAATGAGTGTTCCGCTGTGATGTCTGCGGAAGGTTTTAAGCTGGTGGAACTTCATGTTGTTCCGCAGAATGGCAAAGTAAATATTTCCGCTGTCATAGCTTCGGCGGATTCCAAAAAAGACATCGGTGTTTCAGATTGCGCAAAAGCACATCGCGCGTTGTTTTCAGAAATGGTTAAAATCCTCGGAAAAAATGAAGACGATATTTCTATGGAAATGTGTTCGCCGGGAATTGAACGCACTTTGAGAAATGCGGCTGAATTTGAGATTTTTACAGGAAGAGAAGTCCGCGTCTGGGATAAAAACGTGAATGACTGGGTTTGCGGAAAAATAAAATCTTCGGATAAAAATCAAGTTACATTGGAAATAGAAGGCGGCGGCGAAAAGTCTGTTGCCTATGCTGATATTGCTAAAGCAAAATTTTTACATTTATAA
- the cyaB gene encoding class IV adenylate cyclase, with amino-acid sequence MNEIEIKAHVYKKDELIRKLNSFAEFKQEVLRDDTYYESPLNPKIKIRIRKEKCGKKTRSILTYKRKEIKSAAENSSTELNEELETEILSSEPLEQFFCDAGFKVALKKNKEVLDWELELPSSIENTKLKATLELCNVPPLGYFLEIEILSPSKKDEDVKKVQQILFELLEKCGIEKSCIEEKYYSELLSQIAKK; translated from the coding sequence ATGAATGAAATTGAAATCAAAGCGCACGTTTACAAAAAAGACGAGCTTATAAGAAAGTTAAATTCTTTTGCTGAATTCAAGCAGGAAGTTTTGCGCGACGACACTTACTACGAAAGCCCGCTGAATCCAAAAATCAAAATCAGAATCCGAAAAGAAAAATGCGGAAAAAAAACTCGCAGCATTCTAACTTACAAGCGGAAAGAAATCAAAAGCGCAGCCGAAAATTCCAGCACAGAATTAAATGAAGAACTTGAAACTGAAATTTTATCTTCCGAGCCGCTGGAGCAATTTTTTTGCGATGCAGGATTTAAAGTCGCGCTGAAAAAAAACAAGGAAGTTCTGGACTGGGAACTGGAACTTCCATCTTCAATTGAAAACACAAAACTTAAAGCGACTCTTGAACTTTGCAATGTTCCGCCGCTCGGTTACTTTCTTGAAATAGAAATTCTTTCGCCGTCAAAAAAAGACGAAGATGTAAAAAAAGTTCAGCAAATTTTATTTGAGCTTCTTGAAAAATGCGGAATCGAAAAATCCTGCATAGAAGAAAAATATTATTCAGAACTTCTTTCGCAAATTGCAAAAAAATAA
- a CDS encoding DUF975 family protein, with the protein MFERINYKNQAREQLKGKLKTPIIAFAVTAAITAMAAGLPQENLDGTVGLISFLLISFINSVSFFAFLRIFIQIHNTKAKAEFSDFINSFSHFAKAFLGFLWFYLWVGLWSLLFFFPGIVKAFSYSQMFFVLAENPKISVSKAMNISKVLTRNHKGDLFIMSLSFLGWEFLSMLTLFILQIWVKPYEAMSFTNAYYALKEEAFRTGSLTPADFEA; encoded by the coding sequence ATGTTTGAACGAATTAATTACAAAAATCAGGCACGCGAGCAGCTAAAAGGAAAATTAAAAACTCCAATAATTGCGTTTGCTGTAACGGCGGCAATCACTGCAATGGCGGCGGGACTTCCGCAGGAAAATCTGGACGGCACAGTTGGACTTATTTCATTTTTGCTAATCAGCTTTATAAACAGCGTTTCATTTTTTGCATTTTTAAGAATTTTCATTCAGATTCACAACACAAAAGCCAAGGCTGAATTTTCAGATTTTATAAACAGTTTTTCGCATTTTGCAAAGGCATTCCTCGGATTTCTTTGGTTTTATTTGTGGGTCGGACTTTGGAGCTTGCTTTTCTTTTTTCCGGGAATTGTAAAAGCATTTTCGTACTCACAGATGTTTTTTGTTCTGGCGGAAAATCCAAAAATTTCAGTTTCAAAAGCCATGAACATAAGCAAAGTTCTTACGCGAAACCACAAAGGCGATTTGTTTATTATGTCACTGAGTTTTTTGGGCTGGGAATTTCTTTCGATGCTTACACTTTTCATTCTTCAAATTTGGGTCAAGCCTTACGAAGCAATGTCATTTACAAACGCATATTACGCGCTGAAAGAAGAAGCGTTCAGGACAGGCTCGCTTACGCCGGCGGATTTTGAAGCATAA